The Desulfuromonas sp. genomic sequence GATCCATACCAGGTCGACGAGGTGCCAGTAGAGTCCGGAGTTCTCCAGTGCGACATTGTCTGCCGGCCCGATCTTGCCGGACTTGACCCCGAGCAGGACCCAGACCAGCAGGGCCGCTCCGATGATCACGTGCAAGCCGTGCAGGCCCGTGGTGATGTAG encodes the following:
- a CDS encoding cytochrome c oxidase subunit 3, with product LSATVVSAAVFLINKYFEWSAKIAHGTYPGSEHLKGMPPGQDVFFNLYYITTGLHGLHVIIGAALLVWVLLGVKSGKIGPADNVALENSGLYWHLVDLVWI